In Arachis hypogaea cultivar Tifrunner chromosome 2, arahy.Tifrunner.gnm2.J5K5, whole genome shotgun sequence, a genomic segment contains:
- the LOC112735406 gene encoding actin-related protein 2/3 complex subunit 5A, which produces MAKAERFVEADNAEAIITRIEHKSRKIESLLKQYKPVEALKTALEGTYAMTGDERCKSAHWIVVHRAIMAIKDVDGMLSSLDPEYYDILMKYLYRGLATGDRPTCDQCLRIHEKLTEKAGLGCILRFLTDTVNTV; this is translated from the exons aTGGCAAAAGCTGAAAGGTTCGTGGAAGCGGACAATGCAGAAGCCATTATTACCAGAATTGAACACAAATCCCGCAAGATCGAAAGCTTACTCAAGCA GTATAAACCTGTGGAAGCACTTAAAACTGCTCTGGAAGGCACGTATGCCATGACTGGTGATGAGCGTTGCAAG TCAGCACATTGGATTGTGGTACATAGGGCTATAATGGCTATAAAGGATGTGGATGGGATGCTTTCTTCATTGGATCCTGAGTACTATGATATACTAATGAA GTACTTATATAGAGGCTTAGCTACTGGAGATCGTCCCACATGTGACCAATGTCTCCGGATTCATGAAAAGTTGACAGAGAAAGCAGGACTCGGTTGCATTCTACGCTTCCTAACTGATACTGTAAATACTGTTTGA
- the LOC112735414 gene encoding homeobox-leucine zipper protein HAT3 — translation MATPDEKEKMSLGLSLSLGLFGDNNNNNNNNNKNEEQEALKLNLIQKPLPQSFPNHRLSFNNLFPFHDLSSDTRSFLRGIDVNSAPTFTAATAACEDENGVSSPNSTVSSISGKRSEREPNGNDENEPAERASYSRGSDEEDGGGIGGDADGDSSRKKLRLSKEQAVVLEETFKEYNTLNPKQKQALAKQLNLRPRQVEVWFQNRRARTKLKQTEVDCEYLKRCCENLTEENRRLQKEVQELRALKLSPQLYMHMNPPTTLTMCPSCERVAVSSTGSSSSSATMQSAPASASQNQMGPNVQRPVPVNPWGAMSLQRRPIESPTTRP, via the exons ATGGCTACTCCCGATGAGAAAGAGAAGATGAGTTTGGGTTTGAGTCTCAGCTTAGGATTATTtggagataataataataataataacaataataataagaacGAAGAGCAAGAAGCTTTGAAGCTCAATCTCATCCAGAAGCCTCTACCTCAATCATTTCCAAACCATAGGCTTTCCTTCAACAACTTGTTTCCTTTTCATG ATCTGAGCTCCGACACGAGGTCGTTCCTTCGCGGAATAGACGTCAATTCGGCGCCGACGTTTACGGCGGCGACGGCGGCATGCGAAGACGAGAACGGCGTCTCGTCGCCGAACAGCACGGTGTCGAGCATCAGCGGTAAGCGGAGCGAGAGGGAACCCAACGGAAACGACGAGAACGAACCCGCAGAGAGAGCCTCGTATTCTCGAGGGAGCGACGAAGAAGACGGCGGCGGAATCGGCGGCGATGCCGACGGGGATAGTTCGAGAAAGAAGCTGCGGTTGTCCAAGGAGCAGGCGGTGGTTCTGGAAGAGACCTTCAAGGAGTACAACACTCTCAACCCG AAACAAAAGCAAGCATTGGCAAAGCAGTTGAATCTGAGGCCTAGACAGGTGGAGGTGTGGTTTCAGAACAGAAGAGCAAG GACCAAATTGAAGCAAACTGAAGTTGATTGTGAATACTTGAAAAGATGTTGTGAGAATCTAACTGAAGAGAATAGGAGGTTGCAAAAGGAAGTGCAAGAGCTCAGAGCATTGAAGTTATCACCACAACTTTACATGCACATGAACCCTCCCACCACCCTTACAATGTGCCCTTCATGTGAGCGTGTAGCCGTCTCGTCCACCGGATCCTCCTCCTCGTCGGCCACCATGCAATCCGCCCCTGCCTCAGCTAGTCAAAACCAAATGGGCCCTAACGTTCAGCGGCCGGTTCCTGTCAATCCATGGGGAGCAATGTCACTTCAACGCCGGCCGATCGAGAGCCCGACTACCCGGCCATAA